The window AGCCCGGCCGCTTCGGCGAGCGCGAGGAGCGCTTCATCGTCGGCTTCGCGGCCCAGACCGCGGTGGCGATCGACAACGCCCGCCTGTTCCGCTCCATCGAGGCCGAGAACCGGGAGCGGCAGGCCTCCGAGGCGCGCTTCCGCGCCGCCATCGCGGCCGTGCAGGGCGTGCTGTGGACCAACAGCGCCGAAGGCCGCATGGAAGGCGAGCAGCAGGGCTGGGGGGCGCTGACGGGCCAGAGCCGGGACGAGTACCAGGGCTTCGGCTGGGCCGCGGCCGTCCATCCCGACGACGTGGACCCGACCGTGGCGGCCTGGAACGAGGCCGTGGCGGAGCGCAAGACCTTCGTCTTCGAGCACCGCGTGCGCCGGCACGACGGCCGCTACGGCACCTTCGCGATCCGCGCGGTGCCGATCCTCGACGAGGCGGGCGCGGTGCGCGAGTGGGTCGGCGTCCACACGGACATCACCGAGCAGCGCCTCGCCGAGGCCCGGCTCGACGCCGCGCGCGAGGCGGCCGAGAGCGCCAACCGCGCGAAGAGCCAGTTCATCGCCAACATGAGCCACGAGCTGCGCACGCCGCTCTCGGCCGTGATCGGCTACAGCGGCATGGTGGCGGAGGAGATCGAGGAGCTCGGCCACGGCGGGCTCGTCGAGGACGTCAAGAAGATCGAGGCCAACGCCCGCCACCTGCTCGGCCTCATCAACGACGTGCTCGACCTGTCGAAGATCGAGGCCGGCCGCATGACGGTCGAGGCCGTGCGCTTCGACGTGGCCGCGATGGTGGACGAGGTGGTGGCCGCCGCGACGCCGCTCGTCGCCAAGAAGAACAACCGCCTCGTGCTGGCGCTGCCGGACGGCCTCGGCTCCATGCACACCGACGAGGTGAAGGTCCGGCAGTGCCTGCTGAACCTCATCGGCAACGCCGCCAAGTTCACGGAGAACGGCACCGTGACGCTGCGCGCCGCCCGCGTCAGCGACGGGGGCGAGGACTGGCTGTCCTTCTCGGTCGACGACACCGGCATCGGCATGACGCCGGAGCAGCTGACCAAGCTGTTCGGCCGCTTCGTGCAGGCGGACGAGTCGACCACGCGGCAGTTCGGCGGCACGGGGCTCGGCCTGTCGATCACCCGCGCCTTCTGCCGCAAGCTCGGCGGCGACGTGACCGTGGACAGCGTCTACGGGGTGGGCTCGACCTTCACGATCAGCCTGCCGGCGCGCCTCGACGAGGGCGCCGCGCGCGACGAGGGAGAGGACGCGCCGGCCGCGCCGGTGCGGGGCGACATCGTGCTCGTGGTGGACGACGATTCCGCGGCCCGCGACCTCCTCACCCGCTTCCTGGAGCGCGAGGGCTTCACGGTGAAGACCGCGCGCGACGGCCGCGAGGGTCTGGCCCTGGCGCGGCAGTACCGGCCCAAGGTGGTGCTGCTCGACGTCGAGATGCCGGGCGTCAACGGCTGGGGCATGCTGCAGGCGCTGCGCTCGGACCCGGTGCTGAACGACACCCCGGTGATCATGATCTCCGTGCTGCACGAACGCAGCGTCGGCTTCGCCATGGGGGCGAACGAGTACCTGACCAAGCCGGTCGACTGGGCGCAGCTGAAGCGCGTGATGGAGCGCTTCGAGGCGGGCGGCGGGGGCCGGCGCGTGCTGGTGGTCGACGACGAAGCCGACGCCAGGGGCTGGGTCGGCGCCATGCTGTCACGCGACGGCTGGATCACCGACGTCGCGGTGAACGGACAGGACGCGCTCGACAAGGTCGAGCGCGCGATGCCGGACCTCGTCGTCCTCGACCTGATGATGCCGGTGATGGACGGCTTCGCGTTCCTGCGCGCGCTCCGGGCGCGGCGCGACGCCGACCGCGTCCACGTGGTGGTGCTGACCGCCAAGGAGGTGACGCGCGCCGAGCGCGCCGACCTCGAGCGCAGCGTCGACCGCGTGCTGCAGAAGGGGAGCCTCGACCTCGACGAGCTGCGGGCCGAGCTGCGCCGCCTCGTGCCGGAGATGGCGGCGGGCTGAGGCGACGAGGCGAGGGGAGCGCGGGCCTGCCCTCCGGACCTGGTCGTCCCGGCCTGAAGCCGGGAACCAGCGGTGCGGCCGGGCTCGACGGTCGACAGGGGCACCCGGCCGTTCGGCTGGGTCCCGGGTCAAGCCCCGGACGACACCGGGGAGCGTGGAGCTCCTGCCCTCCCGCGCCGCCTCAGAACCGCCAGCGCTGCGCGTTGGCGACGAGGAAGTCGCGCAGCACCTGCACGCGCGCCACGCTCTTCAGCTCCTCGGGGTAGACGAAGTAGCAGTCGAGTTCCGGCATGTCGACGTTGGGCAGCACCTGTACGAGCGTGCTGTCGGCGTCGGCCAGGTAGTCGGGCAGCACGCCGATGCCGGCGCCGCTCTGCACGGCGTGGTAGCTCGCGATCATGTTGTTGATCGTCACCGTCGAGGAGCGCAGCGATTTCGCGTCCCGCCCGGCCGACTGGAGCGAGTTCAGCAGCGACACGAGGTAGTTGGAGGGCGAGCCGCTGTAGCCGATCAGCCGATGCTTGCCGAGGTCGTCGACCGACTTCGGCTGGCCGTGGCGCTTCAGGTAGCTCGGCGCCGCATAGGCGTGGTAGTGCACGGTGAAGAGCCGCCGCCGGATCAGGTCCGGCTGGGTGGGCTCGCGCAGGCGCAGCCCGATGTCGGCCTCGCGCATGCCGAGGTCGAGCTCCTCGTCGGTGAGGATCACCTGCAGCTTGATGTCCGGGTAGAGGTCCAGGAATTCGCCGAGGCGCGGCGACAGCCAGCTCGTGCCCAGCGCGAAGGTGGTGGTGATGCGCAGGTCGCCGTGCGGCTTCTCGCGGCTGTCGGTGAGGTGGCTCCGCACCGCGTCGAGCTTCAGCATTACGTCCTGGACGGTGCGGAACAGCAGCTCGCCCTGCTCGGTGAGGATGAGCCCGCGGGCGTGGCGGTGGAACAGCGGCGTTTCGAGCTCGGTCTCGAGCGCGCTGATCTGGCGGCTCACGGCCGACTGGCTGAGGTTCAGGACCTGGCCCGCGTGGGTGAAGGATCCGGCATCGGCGGCCGCCTGGAAGACCCGCAACTTGTCCCAATCCACCGTCGCCTCCCGCATGGCTGCACCCCCATTGTCGCGCGGCAGGGGGGCGGCGTCGAGGGACGGCAGGGAAAAGACTGTCCCATCGGCGGCGGCGGGACGCCACCGCAAATGACGGGCTTGGTGGACGAACCTCTACTCCCAGGCCCCGATCATCTGCTCCTCCCGCCGCTCCTCGGCGCGTGTCGCCGGGTCGGGGGAATGCTCGGCGAGGAACTTCTCCGCCTCCAGCGCCGCCATGCAGCCCATGCCGGCCGCCGTCACGGCTTGGCGGTACACCTTGTCCTTGACGTCGCCGGCGGCGAAGAGCCCCGGGATCTCGGTCGCGGTGGAGTCGGGCCGCGTCAGGATGTAGCCCTCGCAGTCGGTCGGCACCTTGCCGCGGAACACTTCCGTCGCGGGCGAGTGGCCGATGGCGACGAACACGCCGTCGGCGCGCAGCACCGTGGGGGCGCCCGTCAGCGTGTCGCGCAGCCGCACACCGGTGACGCGGGCCGGCACCCCCTCGCCCAGGATCTCGTCGACGGCGTGGTTCCACAGCACCTCCACCTTGGGGTGCTTGAACAGGCGCGTCTGCAGGACCTTCTCGGCGCGCAGGTGGTCGCGCCGGTGCACCAGCGTCACCCGGCTCGCGTGGTGGGTGAGGTAGAGCGCGTCCTCGACGGCGGTGTTGCCGCCGCCCACCACCACGACCTCCTTGCCGCGGAAGAAGGCGCCGTCGCAAACCGCGCAGCCGCTCACCCCCGCGCCCATGAAGGCGCTCTCGGAGGGGAGGCCCAGCCACTTCGCCTGGGCGCCGGTGGCGATGATGACCGTGTCGGCGAGGTAGGTGTCGCCGCCGTCGGTCGCGACGCGGAACGGGCGCCGCGACACGTCGATGTCGGTGACGAGGTCGAAGACGAGCTTCGCCCCGGCGTGCTCGGCCTGCCGTCCCATCTTCTCGGTGAGGTCGGGCCCGAGGATCGACAGCTCGCCCGGCCAGTTCTCGACGTCGGTGGTGATGGTGAGCTGGCCGCCGGGCTGCAGGCCCTGGATCACGACGGGGTCGAGCCCGGCGCGGGCCGCGTAGACGGCCGCCGTGTAGCCGGCCGGCCCGGCCCCGATGATGAGCGTCTTCACGGCGTGGCTGGCGGACATGGCGGTTCACCGGGGCAGGGGAGGGCGTGCCGCCCGCGCGGCCGCATGGTGTGCGAGGTATAGGAACCGCCCCGCGGGGTCGCAAGCCGCCGGCGCCCGCGGGGCAGGGATGCGCGCGCGGCCCCGCGCTTGCGGCACCGGCGCGCCGGTCCTAGTTTGCCGGCCGCTTCATCCCCGGCTGCCCCGCGCGGCCCCACGCGAGACCGAACCCATGGCGTCCAGCACCGCGGCCCAGAGCGCGACCCCCTCCCCTGGCGCGAGCGTCGACGACATCAAGGCCGCCGTGCGGGCCAGCATCGCGGCCCGGCAGGGCCACGAGAAGCCCTATCCCTACTTCATCGTGCAGGACCTGTTCCCCGCCGACGTGGCCAAGGAGCTGGCGACCCTGCCGTTCCGGGCGCCGGGCCTCGACGGCGTGTCGGGCAAGCGCGAGCTGCACAACGACACGCGCCGCTACTTCGACGCGGCGACCAACGCCGAGCACCCCGTGATGGGCCGCGTCGCCGAAGCGCTACAGGACCCGGAGATCGTGGGCGCGTTCGCCCGCGCCTTCGGCGCCCCGCTCGACGGCACCTACCTGCGCCTCGAATACGCGCAGGACGTCGACGGCTTCTGGCTCGAGCCCCACACCGACCTCGGCGTGAAGAAGTTCACCTGCCTGATCTACCTGTCGGACGGCCCCGGCCACGAGACGCTCGGCACCGACATCTATGCGTCCAAGACCGAGCACGTCGGCGCGCCGCCCTTCACGCCGAACTCGGCCATGATCTTCGTGCCGGGCTCCGACACCTGGCACGGCTTCGAGAAGCGGCCCATCGAGGGCGTGCGCCGCTCCGTGATCCTGAACTACGTCACCGACGAGTGGCGCGCCCGCGAGCAGCTGTCCTACCCCGAGGCGCCCGTCCGCGCGGCCTGACGCGTCTGACCTTCTCCCCTCCGGGGAGAAGGGCGCTCTCTCACGCCGCCGCCCGCGCGCCCTCCAGCGCGGCGAGCAGCCCCGGCACCGAGCGGGCGAGGTGGCGGGTGATGTCGGGCTCGCCGGTCATCTCGCCGAACGAGCCGCGCGTGATCGGCCCGAAGGCGCGCAAGGTGTCCGAGGCCGCGCCCCGGCCGTCGAGCAGCCGCCCCTCGGGGTCGACCGCGACCCCCGCGCCGACGCCGTCCGGCCGCGCGAGGCCGGCCTCCACGAGCCCGCGCAGCAGCGGGTCGGCCCGCACCGCCGCCGCCGGCCCGGTGCAGATCACGGCGGCGTCGAAGAGGCGCCGCCCCGTCCCGCCGAGCTCCGCCGCGAGCCGCCCGCCCTCCGCGTCGATCCCCGTCACGGCCGCGCGCGCGATGGCGAGCCGGCCCTCGGCCCGCCAGCGCTCGACCAGCATGGAGGGCTGCGGCGCCGCGCGGAAGCGGTGGACCTCCCAGTAGGGCAGCAGCCGGCGCGCGACGCGGCGCTGCTCGGCCGCGGGCAGGGCGCGCCACATCGGGGTCAGCCGCGCCCGGAAGGCGTCCGCCACCTCCTGCCAGCCGTGGTCCGGCGACAGCCGCGCGATCCCGCCCCGCAGCACGCGCAGCAGCTCCACGGCGGTGCGGGGCAGGGGCGCGTCGGCGAAGGGGTCGAAGCCGTCCGGGAAGGCGCCCTGCGGCCGCGGCAGCAGCCCGCGGCGCGACACGGCCAGCACGGAACCCCGGTGGCCCGTGCGGTGGAGAGTCGCGACAGCGTCCAGCATGGTGAGCCCGGTGCCGACGATCAGCACGGTGCCCTCCGGCGGCAGGCGCCCAAAGGCTTGCGCGCGCCACGGGTCGGGCACGTAGCCCGGATGCGCCCGCGCGGCCTCGGATACGGGGCAGGGCGGCACCGGCGCGGGATGGCCGGTGCAGACCGCCACGGCCTCGGCGTCGAGGCTCCGCCCGTCGTCGAGCGTCACGCGCCAGCCCGCGCCGCGGGGCGAGACGGAGGACGCGCGCGCGCGGCGGTGGCGCAGCGCCGCGCGCGGGCCGGCCGCCCGCGCGGCCTCGGCCAGGGTCTCCGCCGCGTAGGCGCCGAACAGCGCGCGGGGCACGTAGTGTTCGCCGGGAGCCGCCGTGCTCCCCGCGTCAGGCAGGTGGCCCTGGGCGAAGAGCCATCGCGTGAGGTGGTCGGGCTCCTCGGGCAGGAGGCTCATCCGGTGGCTCGGCACGTTGATGCGGTGCTCCGGGTCCGCCGTGCCGTAGGCGGCGCCGCGGCCGAGCGCCGCCGCGGGCTCGACCACGTCGATGCGGAGCGGGCCGGCCGCGACATCCGCCGCGTGGGCCCGCAGCGCGTGGATCGCCAGGGCCGCGCCGGTGAGGCCGCCGCCGAGGATGACGAGGCGGGGCGCGTCGCCTTGGGGCATGGTGGAGACTCCTCACGTCCGCGCCGCCGCGCGGCCTCACGGGCCCCAGCGCTACCACGCCCCGGCCGGGGGCCTCCACCCCGTCCCACGATGGGATAGCCGGCCTTGCCGACCCGGCCGCGCATCGGCTATCCCCGGTCGAGCGGGACGTGCGCCGGTTGTCGGCGGCGCGCCGTCCCGCGGGTCGGGCCGCCGTCGGGAGCGTGGACGCACATGGTCGAGGACATCGCGGAGGCCGGCGCGGCCGCCCCGTTCGGGCGCCGGGCGGGCGCGCTCAGCCGCAGGTCGTTCCTGCTCGGCTCGGCCGCGGGGCTCGGCGCGCTGGGCCTCGCCGGCTGCGCGACCTCGGACGCCGCCTTCCTGGCCGAGGCCGCCAAGGCCTACGGCCCGCTGCCGGACGAGAAGTTCCCCATCCCCGCGGTCGACATCTCCAAGCTCGACCCGAAATGGTACCGCCGCGTCGTGCCCTACGAGACAAAGGAGGCGGCCGGCACGATCGTGGTCGACCCCAAGGAGCACTACCTCTACCGGATCGAGGGCGACGGCACGGCGACCCGCTACGGCGCCAACGTGGGCCGCGACGGCTTCCTGTGGCACGGCGACGCTTATGTGGGCCGCAAGTCGGAATGGGCGACCTGGACGCCGCCGAAGGAGATGATCGCCCGCCAGCCCGAGGCCGCGAAGTATGCTCACGGCATGCCCGGCGGCCTCGACAACCCGCTCGGCGCCCGCACGCTGCACCTGTACCAGGACGGCAAGTACACGCTCTACACGATCTACGCCAACAGCGACCCGGACACGATCGGCCACGGCATCACCAGCGGCTGCGTCGGGCTGCTGAGCCAGGACATGATCCACCTCTACGCTCGCACGCCGGTGAAGACGAAGGTGGTGATGCTGGAGGGGTAGGGGGCGGCCTCAACCCTGTACCGGCACGCGGGTCGAACGGGAATTGAGGGCGCCCAGGGTCGAGGCGAGCCGCGCCGTCGCGACGCGCAGGTCCCTCGCCACCTCCGGATGCTGCCGCTCGTCGAGGGCCTCCGCCAGCGCGTCGATGGCCTGCTCCAGCTCGCGGGTCAGCACGTGCTCGCCGAGGCTCGACAGGGCGCGGCGCACCACGTCGACCAGCCGGAGCGCCCAGCCCTCGGGCACGCGGGGGAGCAGGGCCGCGACCGTCCGCAGCGCTTCGGCGAGCACCTGGGCCTGGAGGGACTCCGACGAGACCAGGATCAGGGTCTC is drawn from Lichenibacterium dinghuense and contains these coding sequences:
- a CDS encoding response regulator is translated as MADHPGGGSVSDVEQKSGAGPSGDRLASELEQLTQLNLTLAADLDLDTLTQSIIDTATRLTGAKYGSFFERVVTAPGEPECWKLASLTGAPLTAFTRFGLPRETSLFRPSFRNEGVVRSDDVPNDPRYGSMGGMPKGHLPVRSYLAASVVSRTAGITGALLFGHPEPGRFGEREERFIVGFAAQTAVAIDNARLFRSIEAENRERQASEARFRAAIAAVQGVLWTNSAEGRMEGEQQGWGALTGQSRDEYQGFGWAAAVHPDDVDPTVAAWNEAVAERKTFVFEHRVRRHDGRYGTFAIRAVPILDEAGAVREWVGVHTDITEQRLAEARLDAAREAAESANRAKSQFIANMSHELRTPLSAVIGYSGMVAEEIEELGHGGLVEDVKKIEANARHLLGLINDVLDLSKIEAGRMTVEAVRFDVAAMVDEVVAAATPLVAKKNNRLVLALPDGLGSMHTDEVKVRQCLLNLIGNAAKFTENGTVTLRAARVSDGGEDWLSFSVDDTGIGMTPEQLTKLFGRFVQADESTTRQFGGTGLGLSITRAFCRKLGGDVTVDSVYGVGSTFTISLPARLDEGAARDEGEDAPAAPVRGDIVLVVDDDSAARDLLTRFLEREGFTVKTARDGREGLALARQYRPKVVLLDVEMPGVNGWGMLQALRSDPVLNDTPVIMISVLHERSVGFAMGANEYLTKPVDWAQLKRVMERFEAGGGGRRVLVVDDEADARGWVGAMLSRDGWITDVAVNGQDALDKVERAMPDLVVLDLMMPVMDGFAFLRALRARRDADRVHVVVLTAKEVTRAERADLERSVDRVLQKGSLDLDELRAELRRLVPEMAAG
- a CDS encoding FAD/NAD(P)-binding protein; translation: MPQGDAPRLVILGGGLTGAALAIHALRAHAADVAAGPLRIDVVEPAAALGRGAAYGTADPEHRINVPSHRMSLLPEEPDHLTRWLFAQGHLPDAGSTAAPGEHYVPRALFGAYAAETLAEAARAAGPRAALRHRRARASSVSPRGAGWRVTLDDGRSLDAEAVAVCTGHPAPVPPCPVSEAARAHPGYVPDPWRAQAFGRLPPEGTVLIVGTGLTMLDAVATLHRTGHRGSVLAVSRRGLLPRPQGAFPDGFDPFADAPLPRTAVELLRVLRGGIARLSPDHGWQEVADAFRARLTPMWRALPAAEQRRVARRLLPYWEVHRFRAAPQPSMLVERWRAEGRLAIARAAVTGIDAEGGRLAAELGGTGRRLFDAAVICTGPAAAVRADPLLRGLVEAGLARPDGVGAGVAVDPEGRLLDGRGAASDTLRAFGPITRGSFGEMTGEPDITRHLARSVPGLLAALEGARAAA
- a CDS encoding LysR family transcriptional regulator — its product is MDWDKLRVFQAAADAGSFTHAGQVLNLSQSAVSRQISALETELETPLFHRHARGLILTEQGELLFRTVQDVMLKLDAVRSHLTDSREKPHGDLRITTTFALGTSWLSPRLGEFLDLYPDIKLQVILTDEELDLGMREADIGLRLREPTQPDLIRRRLFTVHYHAYAAPSYLKRHGQPKSVDDLGKHRLIGYSGSPSNYLVSLLNSLQSAGRDAKSLRSSTVTINNMIASYHAVQSGAGIGVLPDYLADADSTLVQVLPNVDMPELDCYFVYPEELKSVARVQVLRDFLVANAQRWRF
- a CDS encoding L,D-transpeptidase; the encoded protein is MVEDIAEAGAAAPFGRRAGALSRRSFLLGSAAGLGALGLAGCATSDAAFLAEAAKAYGPLPDEKFPIPAVDISKLDPKWYRRVVPYETKEAAGTIVVDPKEHYLYRIEGDGTATRYGANVGRDGFLWHGDAYVGRKSEWATWTPPKEMIARQPEAAKYAHGMPGGLDNPLGARTLHLYQDGKYTLYTIYANSDPDTIGHGITSGCVGLLSQDMIHLYARTPVKTKVVMLEG
- a CDS encoding 2OG-Fe(II) oxygenase; amino-acid sequence: MASSTAAQSATPSPGASVDDIKAAVRASIAARQGHEKPYPYFIVQDLFPADVAKELATLPFRAPGLDGVSGKRELHNDTRRYFDAATNAEHPVMGRVAEALQDPEIVGAFARAFGAPLDGTYLRLEYAQDVDGFWLEPHTDLGVKKFTCLIYLSDGPGHETLGTDIYASKTEHVGAPPFTPNSAMIFVPGSDTWHGFEKRPIEGVRRSVILNYVTDEWRAREQLSYPEAPVRAA
- the trxB gene encoding thioredoxin-disulfide reductase, yielding MSASHAVKTLIIGAGPAGYTAAVYAARAGLDPVVIQGLQPGGQLTITTDVENWPGELSILGPDLTEKMGRQAEHAGAKLVFDLVTDIDVSRRPFRVATDGGDTYLADTVIIATGAQAKWLGLPSESAFMGAGVSGCAVCDGAFFRGKEVVVVGGGNTAVEDALYLTHHASRVTLVHRRDHLRAEKVLQTRLFKHPKVEVLWNHAVDEILGEGVPARVTGVRLRDTLTGAPTVLRADGVFVAIGHSPATEVFRGKVPTDCEGYILTRPDSTATEIPGLFAAGDVKDKVYRQAVTAAGMGCMAALEAEKFLAEHSPDPATRAEERREEQMIGAWE